GACTTTTGGCCATCAAGCATGCTGTTGATTATGCCCAGCAAAGGAATGTTTTTGATGTTCCCATTGGTTCTCATCAAGCTATCCAGTTTCCACTAGCAGAGACAAAGGCAAAGATAGAAGCTGCGAGGCTGCTTAATTACAAGGCTGCTTGGCTCTATGACAAGGGACAACCCTGCGGCGCCGAAGCTAACATGGCCAAGGTTGCGGCAGTTGACGCAGGTATCCAGGCTGTCTACCACGCCATGCAAACCCTTGGTGGTTATGGGTATGCGGTGGAATATGATATAGAGCGTTGGTGGAGAGAAGTAAACATGATTAGGCTAGCCCCGGTAACCCATCAGATGGCTTTAGCATATATCGGCGAGCATGTGTTAGGGTTGCCGAAATCCTACTAGATTGTCGCACGTAAAGTATATGAACTAAAAGACCAAAAAAGGTAAGTCTAATACAAAAACGGAGGATCATATAGATGCAATTCGAATTAAACGATGAACAGAAGGAAATTAAAAGAGCTGCAAAGGAATTCTGCGAAAAAGAGTTTACTCCTGAACTGGCATTAGAATCTGACAAAAAAGAAGAATTTCCCTTAGAACTCTACAAAAAAGCAGCCAAACTCGGATTCACAAGCATGAGAATTCCAGAGGAATACGGCGGACAGGGCTATGGTCTAATTGAAGATAGCCTAGTTGTAGAAGAAATGTGTCGAGTAGATCCAGGACTAGGCGCCGCAGTCTCCCTTGGAAACCTTATGATTCCAGACATTCTGTTAAAACATGGAACAGAAGAACAAAAGAAAAAATGTATCCCACCTCTAGCTAGGGGCAACGCCATATCTGCTGCAGCGTTTACGGAACCCGAGCATGGAAGCGACATAACTCGCATGGACACGACAGCGGTTAAAAGCGAAAATGAATGGATTATCAATGGGGGGAAGGAGTTTATAACCAACGCCCCTATCGCAGATTTCTTTGTCATATTATGCCAAACAGACCCCAACGCTTCGCCACCGCACAGAGGACAAAGCCTCTTTTTAGCAGAAAAGGGCATGCCAGGGCTGGAAACAACAAAACTGCACGGTAAAATGGGGATCAAACCGTGCGTTACAGGGTCCCTTGCCTTATGTAACCTCAAAGTACCCGAAAGCAGTCTCGTAGGTGAACTAAACAAAGGCTTCTATTATGCGCTAGAGCTTTTCAACAGCACCAGAATCACTGTGGCTGCTCAAGCGGTAGGCATGGCGTATGGTGCCTTCGAAAAAGCCTTCCAGTATGCCAAGAACCGGAAACAGTTCGGTGCTCCAATAATTAAGTTTCAAGCAATATCCTTTAAACTAACGGATATGGCGACGAAGATCGAAGCAGCAAGACTGCTGACTTACAAGGCTGCTTGGCTTTATGACCAAGGAAAGGTTAGTCCTATGGCTACGTCTATGGCTAAGGCTTATGCCAGCAGAGTTGCAATGGAAGTTACAGACGAGGCTATGCAAGTCTATGGTGGGTACGGTTATCTCGCAGACTATCACTTAGAACGTTTCCATCGCTGCGCGAAAATAATGGAGATTTACGAAGGAACCACGGAAATGCAGAAGCTAACTATACTGAACTACCTAATGAAATCAATGTAGTTCACTTTTTTCTCTTCGTTAGCTGCACGCTTGATGAAATGCAACATTTTTTCGAAGATGGGGAGCAATTCCGCGTTTTTTCTCTTCTACAGGAAATGTTTCCATTGCTATCAGATCATCAACTTTCTTCAAGTATTTTTCTTGCTCGTGTTGCCAAGACTTATTTTTGAAAAATTTGTGAGGTATCGAGTACCGTTGGGTCATTTTCATGTCTTGAAGTACATATTCATATCTACGCAAGAAACCCATCCTAACTAATTCCCCTAAGCTATCTAAAAACCTTCTGAGTTCTGCTAAAGGCAGATAAATATAAGCGAATAGTGACGGTTCTCCGAAAACCTTGCCCATAGAAAGAGCAAAAGGCTTGTCTAACAATGAACGCGCGAATTTTGACATTTTTTCCAAGTTGTCAAACCTGAACATGAAGAAGAAACCGTTGGATATCGATTTGTCAAAGGGGTAATAGATGACTTGGAAATCTTCAAGTAAACATCGTCCAATGATATGCTTGTCGAAGTGGTATTTGATTAAAGGTACACTGGTCTTTAATTTGGTAGCCATCTCTTTGAGAGATATTGTGGCGTCTGCTTCAAGTTCTTTTAAAATGAAAATGTCGGTTTTATCAGCCTTCATTGGGTACTCTGGGGGATCCTTTAATGTGAAGGGCAATTCAGTTCCTTCGGTTAGGACTTCTTTAATCCATCCTTTCCAGTAAAACTTCCAACTTTTTGAATCGTTGTCGTACCAATCACATTTTAGATTAACGGTTTGAAAGCAGGTTGACCAGTGATATCGGATATTTGTAGCAACTCGTTTGTCTTCTAATTTTCCTAGAAACTGCTCAAAATCAGCGCAATGCGCTGTTGGAACGGCAAAAATCGCAACACATCCTTCATATGCACCAAAGCATCGAGAGATATAGATCAGATAATCATGAGCATCCAAGCAGTGATAAAGAAGATTTTCATAGCCTTGAAAGGCTTCTGCAAAGACAATTACCTTTTTGAGGCCAATATTTGTGTGGTAAACGTTGGCTCGTAAAAAAATTTGGGGAAGCATCTGTTTTAGTCTTCTACGCAGAGTTGCTTCAGGTAAGCCGAGTTGTTTCGCGACTGCTGTTATATTTCGTGGTCCGTAGGTGCCTAAGCCTTCCAATATCTTCAAATCGAAGAGGTCCAAGTTTTTTCGCATTCTCGCCGCACCAGTTTGTATTATTTAGCAACAGATGCTTTTTTAAGTTATGTTGGAATTCCACCGCCAGGAAGTGGGTCTCCGCCACCTGTCGGCGTAAAACCTCCGTCTAACAATAGATTGCTGAGGTCGAAGGAGTTCATGCTGTTTGAAGGGACGGTTCTGAGGGATGTTGCTGCTATGCTTACGGCGGCTGCGACGAGTAAGCAGACAAAAAGCAAAATTTTCCATTTCATAAATAGTCACCTCCTCCATTTTTTAATTTTCGTATGAAGATATTGTAAAAGCAGACGAAAAGTTAAATATTGCCTATGACGTGTAATTACATTTTAAGTTGCGTGTCTTATTAGAGTGTGAAAGTTTGGCAGCTAGAAGAGACAGATTTTACAGAACATTGCTATCCGCTTTGGACGAAAGCATGAAAAATATTTTTGGAGAAAATACAGCCAAGGCGGTTTACTACCATCTAAGGGAAGGGTATCTGCTGAAACTTGAAGATATTCCCACAAAGCCGCAAACTTTCGCTAAGGCTATTAAAGAAATATTTGGAGAGACCGGTGCCAAAGTAATTGAAACTCTGCTTGTGAAAGATCTGTGCACGAAATTCAGAATTAAAGGACAGAGAAAGGACATAGACAGGTTAGTCGACTGCATGCATGAATTGAAAATTACATGTATCGAAAAATGATAGAAAACCGTGCCCTAACGCAATTTTGACAAATTGTCGAGAATTGTTACATAAGACTTCTCAAGAGTGCATAATCCACCTGTAGGGCCTCCTTCTTGGACAACGATGTATTCATTTGGTGCATGTGCCCTTCCGCCGTGACCCAGCCCGCCCATAATAAACGGTAAGTTCAAAGGTTCCCGATTAAACATGCAAAACGGAGCACTACCAGCCATGTGAGGCCATATCTCTGGTTCGTAGCCGAATTCTCGGTAGGCTTTGATAACTGCTTGTGCAGCAGGTTCTTTCACGCTTGTTTTAGCCCATCCATAGCCTTCTTCAAGCTCTACAATTCTGATTTTCCTAAAGCCATGTTTATCAAGGTGCTCTCTTATCCTTGGTATTACTTCTTCTACTGACATATTGGGAACCAGTCTCACATCAATTTTAGTTGTGATCTTGTATGGCAGTACAGTTTTTGTTCCTGGTCCTATGTATCCTCCCCATATGCCATCTATATTCAGAGTTGGAGAGTACAAGTATTTGAGCAAAGCCTTCTTTCCGTGCACATCTCCGATGAATTTCTCGACTTTCATCGAATCCTTCACGGAGTCTTCATCAAAAGTCTTTTCCAGTGTCTCCAGCAGTCCAAGATCTTCTCGGTTTGGCGGCAATGCGTTCTCGTAGAAGCCATCTATCAAAACATTGTTACCGTCTTTCGTGGTCATAGTACTTAGAGCTTGTATCATGCGATATGCAGGGCTGTCCACCCAAGCTTTGTTGCTTCCATGAATGTCAAACTCGGTTGGTCCATATCCCCAACTCTTCCCATCAAGTTCTAACTCAAAATAGACGATGCCTTTCACGCCAAGATACATCACTACTTTGCCCCTCATATCTTGATCAGCAAATGGGAAGAACACGGCGTCAGCCTTCATCAACTCGCCTTCGTATTTCTCGATAAATTCTGGCAAGTGCCGACTACCTAATTCCTCTTCGCCTTCGGCAACAAACACTAGGTTAACTGGAATCTCCTCGCCCACAGCTTTAATCGACTCACAAGCGTTTAAGAAGGCACATAGTTCTCCTTTAGTATTAATTGCCCCTCTTGCCACAAGACAATCACCGAAAGGAGGCATACTGACAATTTTGCCTTCCAGTGGAGGGATAGCCCATCCAGGGTCGTCAACTGGTTGAGTGTCATACATGAAATAGACGATTATAGTTCTGTCAGCACCAGCGTCATAGTATCCATATACAACTGGGAACCCTGAGGTTTCTACAAGTCGAGAGTTTTCGCAGCCGAGATTTTTGAAGTAGTTTTTGACGAGTTCTGCACACTCTCGAACTCCCCTGTTTTCTGCTGAGATGGAAGGTTGTCGAACGAGTTCTTGAAGTTTGCCAAGATGTTCAGTGTAGTGCCGGTCTATATGTTCAAAAATTTTTTTCCTCTGCAACAGTTTTTCACCGAAATAAGATTTTCATAATGTAAGTTACTAATAG
This genomic window from Candidatus Bathyarchaeota archaeon contains:
- a CDS encoding M20/M25/M40 family metallo-hydrolase, which codes for MQRKKIFEHIDRHYTEHLGKLQELVRQPSISAENRGVRECAELVKNYFKNLGCENSRLVETSGFPVVYGYYDAGADRTIIVYFMYDTQPVDDPGWAIPPLEGKIVSMPPFGDCLVARGAINTKGELCAFLNACESIKAVGEEIPVNLVFVAEGEEELGSRHLPEFIEKYEGELMKADAVFFPFADQDMRGKVVMYLGVKGIVYFELELDGKSWGYGPTEFDIHGSNKAWVDSPAYRMIQALSTMTTKDGNNVLIDGFYENALPPNREDLGLLETLEKTFDEDSVKDSMKVEKFIGDVHGKKALLKYLYSPTLNIDGIWGGYIGPGTKTVLPYKITTKIDVRLVPNMSVEEVIPRIREHLDKHGFRKIRIVELEEGYGWAKTSVKEPAAQAVIKAYREFGYEPEIWPHMAGSAPFCMFNREPLNLPFIMGGLGHGGRAHAPNEYIVVQEGGPTGGLCTLEKSYVTILDNLSKLR
- a CDS encoding acyl-CoA dehydrogenase family protein; the encoded protein is MQFELNDEQKEIKRAAKEFCEKEFTPELALESDKKEEFPLELYKKAAKLGFTSMRIPEEYGGQGYGLIEDSLVVEEMCRVDPGLGAAVSLGNLMIPDILLKHGTEEQKKKCIPPLARGNAISAAAFTEPEHGSDITRMDTTAVKSENEWIINGGKEFITNAPIADFFVILCQTDPNASPPHRGQSLFLAEKGMPGLETTKLHGKMGIKPCVTGSLALCNLKVPESSLVGELNKGFYYALELFNSTRITVAAQAVGMAYGAFEKAFQYAKNRKQFGAPIIKFQAISFKLTDMATKIEAARLLTYKAAWLYDQGKVSPMATSMAKAYASRVAMEVTDEAMQVYGGYGYLADYHLERFHRCAKIMEIYEGTTEMQKLTILNYLMKSM
- a CDS encoding DUF3227 domain-containing protein; this translates as MAARRDRFYRTLLSALDESMKNIFGENTAKAVYYHLREGYLLKLEDIPTKPQTFAKAIKEIFGETGAKVIETLLVKDLCTKFRIKGQRKDIDRLVDCMHELKITCIEK